Within bacterium, the genomic segment GGGGTTACGAAAAGGGCCAGTAACAGGGTCAGCGGTAGAATCCTTTTCATGGATGCCTCGCAGGGAGAATTACCGTTACCCAAGGATAGCATAACGGTGACGCTGTAGCCGTAAACACATCAGATACCGGTCATCGCCGTGCGTACTCCGGGACGAAGCCGTAGCTCGACTCCCATTCGCCGGGCTCCAACCTCTCCAGCCCGCGGGCGTCGTCCCGCCGGTGCAGTATCGTGAGGGTGGGGTAGAGCGGTAACACGAGGTGGTACTCCGTCCAGAACTCCGGCCGCCGGAGGAGGTCCATCTCGTAGAAGAGGGGCGGCTGGGCCCCGGACAGGAGCTCGCCCGGGGTGATGTTCAGCACGAACCACTCCGGCTTTTTGGCCAGGACGTAGTCGTTGTCGAACCGCTCGTGCCCCGGGAAGCCGAAGCCGGCGATGCTCACCCCCTCCCGGGCGATGTGGCGGTCCATCAGCCCCACCATGTCTATGGTGTACAGATCGGTGAAGTAGGGGATGATGCCGGTCGAGGTCAGGGCCACCCGGTCGTCGGGGTCGGCGTATTCGTTGAGCCACCGGGCCGTGAGGTACCGCTGCTGGACCCCGAAGCGCATGGGGCTGAAGGCCATCGAGGGGTCGGCCTCCAGGTGCGTGAGGAATAAAAGGCCGGCCAGGGCCAAGACGGCGGCGGGGATGCGGATAATCCTCCCCCATTTCTTTTCTCGGAGCCGTTCGAAGAGGTTCAGGTAACCGGCGGCCCCCACGAGGACGAGGATTGGCAGGGTGTGGTGGAACAGGCGCAACGACATCCAGTCGCCGCCGATGGCCGCCAGATATATCCAGTACAGGAGGCACCCCGTGAGGAACGGCAGGACCCTGGCCCCCCACCGCCTCCAGGGGAAGAAGACCGCGCCGACGAAGAGGAGCGCCTGGGCCTTCACGAAGGTCAACAGGTACTCCAGGCCCCGGCCGATGACCCGCAGATTGATGCCCACCTTGGCGTAGAACGTGTTCGGCAGCCAATCTCCGTAGTACGAGAGCCGGAAGATGAGCTGGCCGGCGACCATGAGCACGCCGGGGGCGAGGAGGAGGGCCGCCCGCAGCGGCCGCCTCCCCTTCTCCAGGAGGACGACAACGAGGGCCGGGATGCCGAAGAGGACGGCGTCGGGGCGCGTCAGGACGCTCAGACCGAGGAACACCCCCGCTCCCAGCGTCTCGCGCAGCCTCGCCTTCTCGTCGGCGCCCTCCCGTCCGAGGAGGAGGTAAAACCCCGCCAGGAGGGTCAACGCCAGGGTGGAGACCTCCATGGAGCCCGGGAGGGTCCACCAGATGAAGGTGCCGTTGAGGGCCAGGGCCAGCGCCGCCGCCGGCCCGAGCCAGGAATCCTTCCCCGCGATGCGGCGGCCCAGGAGCCAGACCAGGCACAGCGCGCCGGCTCCGGAAAGACCGGCCAGGAGCTTCACCGCCAGCGTCCCGGGGATGCCCAGACCGATGAGCGGCGTGAGGGTGAGGACCCACAGGAAGTTGGTGTAACCCTCGACCCGCTCGCCCACGTTGTACACCGGTCCCTGCCCCTGGGCCCAGTGCTGGGCGTAGCGCAGGGTGATGTAGGCGTCGTCCGCCGAAAGCCAGTTCATCCGGGAGCTGTACCAAAGGGAGAGCCCCAGCCAGACCGCCAGGGCGATGACGAGGAGCGACCGCTGTAGTCCTTCCCCGTTTGCCGGGGGCATAGCTCGCTTCGCTCGGTTCTCCACCTCGGCCCCTAGAAGGTTTGGGCGATGCTGAAGTGGAGGCGGCCCTTGGGCACGTCCTCGCTCCAGCCGTAGTCGAATCCCAGGAGCCCCACCATGGGGATGTCTATCCGGACGCCCACGCCGTAGCCGAAGACCAGGTCGCCCCAGTCAACCTCCGTCAGATTTCCCCAGGTGTTCCCCGAATCCAGAAAGGTCATGCCGTACACCATGTTCTCCACGATGGGGACGCGGTACTCGAGGTTGTAGTAGAGCTTGAAATTACCGCCGATGACGTTACCGTCCGAGTCGCGGGGCGAAAGGCTGAAGTCGTGGTAACCGCGGACGTCTGACCCGCCGGTGTAGAAGCGCTCGTAGACCGGGACCTTCTCCGTGTCGGAGTAGGAGTCTGCGAATCCCGCGTAGAGTCTCATCGCCAACGCCGTTTTCCAGAAGCCGGGGAAGTAGGTGGTGGCGTAGCCCGTTATCTTGTAGAAGTCCTGGTCCCCGCCGAAAGGGCCCCCGGCGACCTCGAAGCTCAGGTACTGGCGTGAGCCGGTGGTGGGGAAGAAGTAGTTGTCGCGTGTGTCCCGCATGAGGGAGAGGGTCACCGAACTGGTCAGCTTGGTGCCGGCGGCCTCCCGGGTGGACTCGCTGGCGTCGTCGTAGGGGTTGATGGTGTTCTCGGCGTAGTCGTACCGGATCCGCCAGGAGGCGTCATCGCCCAGGGGGCGCCCCACGAGGCCGTAGAAGCCGAACTTGACCTGTTCGTAATCGAAGCGGGTCTGGACCGAGGAGTGGTAGGCGCCCGCACCGACGGCGGTGTGGGTGTCCAGGAACCAGGGCTCGAGGAAGGAGAGGGAAAGGTTGGACACGGTGGCGCCCAGGTCGGCCGAGAGGGTGAGCTCCTGACCCCCGCCCTTGGACTTCCAGATTTCGGGCAGCGCCTCGGTGTCGAAGTTGATCCATCCGATGGAGAAGTTGGCCATCAGGCCGTCCCGGGTGGAGTAACCGCCCCCCACCGAGATGCGCGTCGTCCCCTCGCGCTCCACCACCCGCACCGTGAGGTCAATGACCTTGGCCACCGGGTCTATCCGCCAGTCAGGGACGACGTTCTCGAAGTACTGCAGGTTGAAGATGCGCTCCAGGGAACGGCGGAAGGCCTTCCCGTCGAACACCTCGCCCGGGTAAATGGTGAACTCGCGCCGGATGACCTTGTCCTTGGTGAAGGTGTTGCCGACTATTTCGATCTTGCCCACCGTCGCCGGCTCGCCCTCGTCCAGGACCCAGTGGTACGTGACGGTGTTCGTCTCTTCGTCTATCTCCTTCGGTTCGTCTATCTGGAGGAAGACGTAGCCGTACTCCCAGTAGTCGTCGCGGATGGCCTCCAGGGAGGCTTCGTAGGCGCCGATGTCCAGGACGTCGCCCGGGGCGATCTGGAGGTCGCGCTCGATCCGGCGGTCGGACAGGATGTAATTCCCCTCCCAGGTCACGCCGCCGAAGTAGTACCGCTCGCCCTCGTAGATGGTGATCAGGATGTCCACCTCGTCCTCGGTGTCCGAGAAGTCGAGCTTGTAGTCCTCCACCCGGGCGTTCAGGTACCCGCCGTTGTTGTAGCCGTCCACGATGGCGGCGAGGTCGCTCTCGAACACCTTCTGATCGAAGGTCTCCGAGTTCCACCACTCGTCCTCGGAGAGCTGCATGAAGAGGTTGCGTATCTCCCAGTCCGAGTAGGCCTCGTTGCCCTCGAAGGCGATGGTGCGGATCCAGATCTCGGAGCCCTCCTCGATGACGAACTTCACGTCCACCGTGCCGCCGGAGCCGGGCGAGGTCTCGGGGGTGACGCGGCAGTGGATGAGCCCCTTCTCGTCGGCCATGTCCTCGATAGCCAGCACGGCCGTGTTCAGGACCGACGGGTCGAGGGGTTGACCGCTCTTGACCCGGCTCTCGATGGCATCGGCCACGTCGTCCTCGTTGAGCTCCTCCACGCCGACGTAGGACACGACGCCGATGGTCCCCCGTTCCACCACCTCGAAGATGAGCTTTACCCCGTCCTCGTAGGGCTCCGTCAGGACGGCGACGTCGTCGA encodes:
- a CDS encoding glycosyltransferase family 39 protein; translated protein: MPPANGEGLQRSLLVIALAVWLGLSLWYSSRMNWLSADDAYITLRYAQHWAQGQGPVYNVGERVEGYTNFLWVLTLTPLIGLGIPGTLAVKLLAGLSGAGALCLVWLLGRRIAGKDSWLGPAAALALALNGTFIWWTLPGSMEVSTLALTLLAGFYLLLGREGADEKARLRETLGAGVFLGLSVLTRPDAVLFGIPALVVVLLEKGRRPLRAALLLAPGVLMVAGQLIFRLSYYGDWLPNTFYAKVGINLRVIGRGLEYLLTFVKAQALLFVGAVFFPWRRWGARVLPFLTGCLLYWIYLAAIGGDWMSLRLFHHTLPILVLVGAAGYLNLFERLREKKWGRIIRIPAAVLALAGLLFLTHLEADPSMAFSPMRFGVQQRYLTARWLNEYADPDDRVALTSTGIIPYFTDLYTIDMVGLMDRHIAREGVSIAGFGFPGHERFDNDYVLAKKPEWFVLNITPGELLSGAQPPLFYEMDLLRRPEFWTEYHLVLPLYPTLTILHRRDDARGLERLEPGEWESSYGFVPEYARR
- the bamA gene encoding outer membrane protein assembly factor BamA; protein product: MPIKGPVYALFVVLLLGATAHAQDQAPVIRAMEVRGNRIYDDQYVFERVSSRVGQPLDPDAVAADITRLFDQGVFDDVAVLTEPYEDGVKLIFEVVERGTIGVVSYVGVEELNEDDVADAIESRVKSGQPLDPSVLNTAVLAIEDMADEKGLIHCRVTPETSPGSGGTVDVKFVIEEGSEIWIRTIAFEGNEAYSDWEIRNLFMQLSEDEWWNSETFDQKVFESDLAAIVDGYNNGGYLNARVEDYKLDFSDTEDEVDILITIYEGERYYFGGVTWEGNYILSDRRIERDLQIAPGDVLDIGAYEASLEAIRDDYWEYGYVFLQIDEPKEIDEETNTVTYHWVLDEGEPATVGKIEIVGNTFTKDKVIRREFTIYPGEVFDGKAFRRSLERIFNLQYFENVVPDWRIDPVAKVIDLTVRVVEREGTTRISVGGGYSTRDGLMANFSIGWINFDTEALPEIWKSKGGGQELTLSADLGATVSNLSLSFLEPWFLDTHTAVGAGAYHSSVQTRFDYEQVKFGFYGLVGRPLGDDASWRIRYDYAENTINPYDDASESTREAAGTKLTSSVTLSLMRDTRDNYFFPTTGSRQYLSFEVAGGPFGGDQDFYKITGYATTYFPGFWKTALAMRLYAGFADSYSDTEKVPVYERFYTGGSDVRGYHDFSLSPRDSDGNVIGGNFKLYYNLEYRVPIVENMVYGMTFLDSGNTWGNLTEVDWGDLVFGYGVGVRIDIPMVGLLGFDYGWSEDVPKGRLHFSIAQTF